The following nucleotide sequence is from Nitratidesulfovibrio termitidis HI1.
TAGGCCACCGCGTCGGCGTAGGCCATGTGCTGTTCAATGCTCACCTTCTGCTTTTCACCGTCCATGGGAATCCTCCATTCGGTTGGTAGCGGTTGTTGCCGGTGTGCATGGTACGGGCGCCCCGCAGGGCGTCAGCACAGCGAAAGCAGCACCGGATTGAGCAGGCGTTCGTCGATGTACGGGGCCGACTGGCGGCTCACCAGCGGGCAGTCCAACACGCGGATGCCCAGCCCGGCCAGGCGTTGCGCAAGGCTTTTGGACACGCCGCCGGGGTAGCGGCCCCCCTTGCTGTCCACCAGCACGAAGTCCAGCACGTCGCGCGGGGTGATGGCGTCCGGCGCGTCGCTCTGCAGATGGCGCAGCAGCCTCTCCACCTGCAATTCCAGGGTGTGCCCCAGCAGTTCCGGGTCAATGCCGGTATTGGGCACGAAGACCTTGGGGCAACGGGTGGCGGCCAGGGCCGCACCCACGCCCGTGGGCAACAGGTTGGCGATGACGCTGGAATAGAAGCTGCCCACAGGGTAGCACACCAGTTCTGCGGTGCCGATGAGTTCGCGTGCCTTGGCCCGCAGGCGCAGGTCTGCCGGGGTGGTGTCGTCGGGTGACTTGCACAGCCAGATGTCGTCGATGCGGGCGGTGAGCGGCGGCGCGCCGTTCTTGCCGGTAAAGCGGTGTTGCCCGCCGATGATCCGGCCATCGGCCAGCTTCACGGCTAGGTGCAGGTCTGCGTTGGCGATGGGCCGCACCACCCCGCGTACCTGCACCAGCTTGGAAAAGA
It contains:
- a CDS encoding GAK system CofD-like protein — protein: MARLLLTRQVTLPDPVKVERFTRAPDLGPHILFFSGGTALRDASTDLARYTHNSVHLITPFDSGGSSARLRQAFAMPAVGDLRNRLMALADRSLHGNPAVFRLFAFRLPAEGDRAELADTLTALAQGRHPLVRAIPDPLRKIVRSHIGTFIDHAGLDKDGGFDPRGASLGNIVLASGYLQNRRHLDPVIFIFSKLVQVRGVVRPIANADLHLAVKLADGRIIGGQHRFTGKNGAPPLTARIDDIWLCKSPDDTTPADLRLRAKARELIGTAELVCYPVGSFYSSVIANLLPTGVGAALAATRCPKVFVPNTGIDPELLGHTLELQVERLLRHLQSDAPDAITPRDVLDFVLVDSKGGRYPGGVSKSLAQRLAGLGIRVLDCPLVSRQSAPYIDERLLNPVLLSLC